The genomic interval CGAATACCGCCACCCGCCATCCAGACGCTGTAGGCGGCCGGCGAATGGTCTCGTCCATTACCGCGTCCTTCCATCGTCGGCGTTCTTCCAAACTCGCCACCCCAAACCACGAGCGTACTGTCCAGCAGCCCGGTTCGTTTCAAGTCTGTCAGCAGGGCGGCGATGGGAGCATCGGTGCGTCGAGCCAATTTGGTGTGATTAGCTAAGATGTTCCCATGTGCATCCCACCCACCGACTCGGATTTGAACGAAACGGACGCCCCGCTGAACCATACGCCGCGCCAACAAACAGGCTCGCCCTACGGTCTTGGTTTCCGGTTGATCGACTCCGTACAGGGAGTGCGTTTCGCCGGTCTCCGAATTCAAATCAAACAGCTCCGGTCCAGTTGTCTGCATCTGAAAAGCCATTTCATAACTGCGAATGCGAGCATCAAGTTCACTTTGTTGCGTACGCTGCAGGAACTGACGATTCATTTGCTGCAACACTCGCAGTTCGTCACTTCTCTGTTGAACAGCGGTACTGCTTGGCATGGTTGTGTTCTGGATCCCGGTCAACGGATTCACGACCGTGCCTTGAAATCGCGAAGGCAGGAATCCCGTTCCCCAGCCCGCCGCCTGAGGATTCTGCATACCGTCGGTGTGCAGATTCATCGTGATGAAAGCGGGCAAGTCATCCGTCTCGCTGCCCAATCCATAGATGGACCACGCTCCCAAGCTGGGACGGTCGCCGATCGAGGTTCCCGTCAATGCGACGCATTCACCCGGACCATGTACTGGGTTGCGATGTGACATGGAGCGAATCACACAAAGGTCGTCAACGTGCTCAGCGATTCGTGGCAACAAGGTGGAAACGGGGATACCGGATTCGCCATGTGGATTGAATTCCCACGGCGAGGCCATCAAGTTCTTCAATCCCGCTCGCTTGATCTTTGGGACGTGTGCCGCGATCGATTCGGGAACATCCTTTCCCGCCAGCCTTGCCAACTCCGGTTTCGGGTCGAATGTATCAACTTGACTTGGGCCACCCGACATGAACAAGAATACCACGCTCTTTGCCGTCGGAGGATGATGTGGAGCGTTGTTGTTTTCCTGAGACAAGGCAGGTTCCGATGCAAGTGCTTGCAAGCCAAGCGCCTGTACCGCAATTGCCTGCAGCGATACGGCACTGGCGCCCCATCCGGCTGTCATTCCGAAACCACGTCGATTCATCATGGGGGCGGCCATCTATCACTCGTCATCAATGGGTCAGCGGACGCGGTTCCGCTCAAGGTATATAAACGAACTCACTCGAATTGAGGATCACCAAGCATGCGCTGGCCAAGCCGTGTTGATCCGCCAACCTATTCAGTGGAGTCAGCTCTGACGCCGATGGCGGACGCCCCAAGGCGGTTTGGAACGCGTTGGTAACCGTACCCGATTTCTCCGCAAGTTCACGAGCTGCTTGTTGGACGAA from Stieleria varia carries:
- a CDS encoding DUF1501 domain-containing protein, translated to MMNRRGFGMTAGWGASAVSLQAIAVQALGLQALASEPALSQENNNAPHHPPTAKSVVFLFMSGGPSQVDTFDPKPELARLAGKDVPESIAAHVPKIKRAGLKNLMASPWEFNPHGESGIPVSTLLPRIAEHVDDLCVIRSMSHRNPVHGPGECVALTGTSIGDRPSLGAWSIYGLGSETDDLPAFITMNLHTDGMQNPQAAGWGTGFLPSRFQGTVVNPLTGIQNTTMPSSTAVQQRSDELRVLQQMNRQFLQRTQQSELDARIRSYEMAFQMQTTGPELFDLNSETGETHSLYGVDQPETKTVGRACLLARRMVQRGVRFVQIRVGGWDAHGNILANHTKLARRTDAPIAALLTDLKRTGLLDSTLVVWGGEFGRTPTMEGRGNGRDHSPAAYSVWMAGGGIRGGHIIGESDPIGYTVTERPVTPVDMHATILHAMGIDSQRLQFNHHGLIETPLGVTAGQTVLEAFNKHS